The genomic interval taaaatatgtgctaaaataaaaaaatgtgctATAACCAATTgcaagtataaaaaaataaaaaaaatgcttgttatattttttttgaggtGACAACATTTTAAATGAAGTAACACATTATTTGATAATATATCGTAATAAGATGTaagagtctattttaatatattataatatatatgataatcgagaaacaaaaattttatttttaaataaaaaaactattttaatgaATGTAACAAAATAGGAAGCAAAAAGTagaattaaagtaaaatattaatatgcGGCGTGGTTCATGTTGCAGCCTTGCGCAGCCACACGGCGACACCCTATGTGGCATGAAATTATCACGTGACACAAGACCAGTTGACTAGCATTGGTCATAAACGCAAACCCGACCCGACCCGACCCATTTCTTTATTCATTGGTTCCCTCTGTAACATTTGACTTTGGAGGCTCACCCAAAAACCCTTTTCCTTTTGTCGTCTTGTGGTGTTTGTGTTCCTCTCTAAATTCTATTCCTGCGTTGTCTTCACGCCTTtgctttccttttcttttgtaACAAACAGACTGAGAGAAAATACAACAATGGCGACTATAGTGAAGTCTCCTAAGAAACATGTTAATCTTTTCTACTCACTTGATTGTGAAGACCTTGCCATCAAAGTTGCTTCTCACTCACACAATAATATCACTCTCCAGAATATCAAATGGAGGTTCatccctctctctctctttctctataCGTGCTCTGTTCATTTTTCTAACTCTCTTTACTGTATcaattttaggtttttttttagtttattgttGCATATAGTTAAGTCTCTTTGATGTTATGGTTCTGCTTGAAACTGTTTTTGTTATTGATTTGTGTGAGTTTATgtcttatttattctttttggtTGAAaagtttagatttttaaaatgttagGTTGAATTAAGCATGTTAATATTGGAGGGCTTCATAAACTAAACACTTTTCTAGTTTCACTCCTAATTTTTCCAGTTTCACCTAAAAAGGTTAGATGAATTGAATTTTACGTGAGCTTAGTTCCTATGAGGTAAATTAAGTTCACCTAAGTTACTTGAATTCAGTTCAAGTAACCTATTTGTGTGTAACTGGAAAAATCAGGGGTGAAACTAGCACCAATGTAAACTAAATTATAAGCACGACTTTCATGTGTAACATTGAATGGTCAGAAATCACTATGTTCAGGTCAATAGTTTTGAAGGGTTTTAGGAAATTTGAATTGTTGGTTGTGAACAATAATTACAAAACTTGGAAGATTTGATTTCAACCATAGATTCTTACTAACTCTGATCaataaatgtataaaaaattctttttgatttgTTGTCTTTCTCTTTAAGGTTATATGTGTAATCATTGTTTGtaataactaaataattcaTCTACCCCTTTCATGATGATTCtgcttgaattttttaattatatccaTTGGAAAGATTAAGAGTGCTTATTTGGTTTGAATTACAAGGAAAGTACAATGTTAGGAACTTTTCGTCTTCCTGAGTAGCTGTTTAATGAAATTTCCCGCTGAGGTAGATGCCAAAATGAAAGTAGTGGCTAAGATAGTACTAAGATCAGATCATCTGCTATAGAGACTTGGTTGTGATAAATCAATATCCATTTAAGATATCTTAAAGTAGTGAACAGTTCATTGTAGAGACGAGTTTTATAAATGACACGGCCCTGTTtagataaacttaattaaacgTTTACAacataaatgtttatcataTAAGTTATTATGAGTAAGTTATTACTAtaacaagataaaataaagtcaaactgttTCAATAAGTTTTCCCAAACAGTCTCACTAATACTTATGTCTGTAGGTaagctcaaataagtcaattaaAACAAACCCTAAGTCTTTATTGGTGAAACTTTGTTTGGAACTAGAGAGATCAGAGATGAGAACACGTTCTCTCCAACAAGAAAGAAGGAAAGGCTGATTGGAAAAGTTTCAAACTACAAAGCAATGGATTTTGAAAAGAATGCGGCGGATTCATAAAGTAGGAAGCAAGGACTATAAATTCAGATTATCATCAATAATGATAATTGCTTTAGATTATCATAGGATTTGTgcataataatgataatttttcaCGTTTTTCATGGCATTTATCAGAAATCTTATTATCGTGATATTTAGCTATACTATTAATTACTTTACTACCAAGTTTAGTTGTATTCTCCGTCATACCAATTACCTTAGTTAAGTCATTTTTTAACATATGTCCTCTGCTGTTTGAAGATCTTGACTTctcaaataaacaaacaaactcCATGATGAATGTAGTTTTTTCTTTGACGAAATTGAAAATGATTAGTTTTATGCTTATTCAGGTCTTTTGCCGATGGGTttccaaatatatttataaataacgCAGAAGATCTCCGAGGTCAACATGTTGCCTTTTTGGCATCATTCAGTTCCCCAGCTCAAGTCTTCGAACAACTTTCTGTCATATATGCACTCCCTCGTCTATTTGTTGCTTCCTTCACATTGGTATTGCCTTTCTTCCCAACTGGATCGTTTGAGCGAATGGAAGAAGAAGGAGATGTAGCAACTGCTTTCACCCTTGCAAGGATGTTGTCAAATATTCCAATTTCGAGAGGTGGCCCAACTAGTTTAGTCATATATGACATTCATGCATTGCAGGTTTGTGTATTTAATGTATCGAAACAAAGTTCTATTCTATTCTATTCTATTCTACGCTTTGCTTTGTGATGCACAGTTTAAGGTCATTTTGAATTGGTATtgaatatatttgtattttgaacaCTGCGGATTGTAGAAAATAGCAGTTTGTTAAAACGCTACGCAACAGCGCTATAGCCactatttgataaaattttgtactaaatagcgtATTGCGGAACAATAGCAATTTGCTCAAATTCTGCTATGATATAGGGCTATAGCACTAACACTGATTATTAATGGAAATTTGTTGCAATTCTTTCCTCTGGCTATGTATGATGAGTGTATGTTTACATTGCACTTCTGTTTTGCTGTCTTGTATTGAATTATTATGGAAGAATTTTTCTTCATTCAAGTAGAGGATGTACTCTGGGAAGAACGAGTAATTATACTGTCCAATAGAATATGTGGAATAGATGTTGCAAAAAGTAAAgcatataaataacattttttcttaattgatgTTCACATCAGATTACCATGTTTACTTATAATTCTAGCTTCATATCCAGTCTATTTTCTGCATTTTTTCTATATTCAGTCTAATTCCAACTTTTACATGTTCCAACAAACTTTTCAATTATTTCTCTCATTTAATTTGACGTACACAGGATACTTAGGCTAAGTAACTACATAATAAAACTTGTGCACTTTTCTCTTTAACATTCTGTCTTAAACTTTTAGGAGATCCTGGCTTCTTCGTagaattttatagttttaggaGCATGCTTAGGCTATTTACTTGATGTTGTAACACTGTACTATAGTTTTTAATCACTATGATTTGAAATTACGCAGGAGAGGTTTTATTTCGGAGATGAGGTTTTGCCATTGTTTGAGACTGGTATTCCTCTCCTTAAGGAACGTCTGCAACAACTTCCTGATGCTGATAATGTGAGTATTCTGCATTGTTTCGGCTAGACACGTATAACTTACATATAGACACGATAATAATCAATcatttaagaaaatgaaagtaaTTTAATGTAACTGCATGTTTTGGCATCGTCTTAGACACCAGACACGTCTTCAATTTGAAGTATGGTGCTACATAGGTCAAAACATTAAAAAGTGTATTTTCTATATTCCATGGCAAATTCACATACTTGCAATTCTCATTTTTTATGGCTTGAATTTCTTGTTATTATCAGGTAGTTATTGCATTTCCAGATGATGGTGCATGGAAGCGATTCCACAAGCTGTTTGA from Cicer arietinum cultivar CDC Frontier isolate Library 1 chromosome 5, Cicar.CDCFrontier_v2.0, whole genome shotgun sequence carries:
- the LOC101500212 gene encoding ribose-phosphate pyrophosphokinase 4 codes for the protein MATIVKSPKKHVNLFYSLDCEDLAIKVASHSHNNITLQNIKWRSFADGFPNIFINNAEDLRGQHVAFLASFSSPAQVFEQLSVIYALPRLFVASFTLVLPFFPTGSFERMEEEGDVATAFTLARMLSNIPISRGGPTSLVIYDIHALQERFYFGDEVLPLFETGIPLLKERLQQLPDADNVVIAFPDDGAWKRFHKLFDNYSVVVCTKVREGDKRIVRLKEGHVSGHHVVIVDDLVQSGGTLIECQKVLAANGAAKVSAYVTHGVFPNQSWLRFTHKVEASEKAFAYFWITDSCPVTVKALANQAPFEVLSLAGSIANALQI